One genomic segment of Oncorhynchus mykiss isolate Arlee chromosome 10, USDA_OmykA_1.1, whole genome shotgun sequence includes these proteins:
- the zgc:77262 gene encoding RNA-binding protein lark, with the protein MVKIFVGNVNSSTTEPELRTLFEKYGQVSDCDILKNYGFVHMNEEEEAQKAVAELHKHELNGAPITVEFATTKVRNATKIYVGNVPEGTTAAKIRELFQPFGKVVECDIVKNFAFVHMQRENEAYEAISKLNHSKMEGQKIFVSISRNNQARNGRGDDYPHHYPPHPHDAPHYLPPRALHGDYYPPRGRYPPPPPLPPPPPRAYYECDLYERRVLHDPYSSSSRYYEQDPYERRLPPLPQRPLSPPLTSCYYRERSPLASWSPPPPSSASYARRGAGRDFVGGSSVPPPSSMCYALGSGFDKDDYFEEKYSNGFGRGY; encoded by the coding sequence ATGGTGAAGATATTTGTTGGAAACGTGAATTCCTCAACCACAGAACCAGAACTGCGTACTCTTTTTGAGAAATATGGTCAGGTGTCAGACTGTGACATTCTGAAAAACTATGGCTTCGTGCACATGAATGAGGAGGAGGAAGCCCAGAAGGCAGTGGCAGAACTCCATAAGCATGAGCTGAATGGGGCACCCATCACTGTGGAGTTTGCCACTACGAAGGTCCGCAATGCCACCAAGATCTACGTTGGGAATGTCCCTGAGGGGACCACAGCTGCTAAGATAAGAGAGCTTTTCCAACCGTTTGGTAAGGTGGTAGAGTGTGACATTGTTAAGAACTTTGCCTTTGTGCACATGCAGAGAGAAAATGAAGCCTATGAGGCCATTTCCAAGTTAAACCACTCTAAAATGGAGGGCCAAAAGATCTTTGTATCCATCTCCCGCAACAATCAAGCCAGAAATGGCAGAGGGGATGACTACCCTCACCACTATCCACCTCACCCACACGACGCTCCTCACTACCTCCCCCCTCGAGCTCTACACGGTGACTACTACCCACCTCGTGGTCgctatccccctcctcctccccttcccccacCCCCTCCTAGGGCCTACTACGAGTGTGACCTCTATGAGAGGCGTGTCCTCCATGACCCATACTCTTCCTCCTCACGTTACTATGAGCAGGATCCTTATGAGCGACGGCTTCCCCCACTCCCTCAGCGGCCACTTTCTCCCCCCCTTACTTCCTGTTATTACCGGGAGCGCAGCCCACTGGCTAGCTGGTCTCCACCCCCACCTTCCTCTGCCAGCTATGCCCGAAGGGGTGCCGGGCGAGATTTTGTTGGTGGCAGCTCTGTGCCCCCTCCTTCCTCTATGTGCTATGCTCTGGGCTCAGGCTTTGATAAGGATGATTACTTTGAGGAGAAGTACTCCAATGGTTTTGGTAGGGGCTACTAA